The following coding sequences lie in one Benincasa hispida cultivar B227 chromosome 6, ASM972705v1, whole genome shotgun sequence genomic window:
- the LOC120079415 gene encoding pre-mRNA cleavage factor Im 25 kDa subunit 1, with amino-acid sequence MGDDGRLHAMDDDEASAADQRPSIHIYPLSNYYFESKEPLLFKDETFADRLLRMKSNYAAYGLRTSVEAVLLVELFKHPHLLLFQIRNSIFKLPGGRLRPNESDVDGLTRKLSRKLSANGASDASDWEVGECLGMWWRPDFETLLFPYLSSTVKGAKECTKLFLVKLPESRKFVVPKNLKLIAVPLCQIHENHKTYGPVISGIPQLLSKFSFDIIET; translated from the exons ATGGGAGACGACGGACGTTTGCATGCTATGGACGACGATGAAGCTTCCGCCGCCGACCAACGCCCATCCATCCATATTTACCCTCTCAGCAACTACTACTTTGAATCCAAAGAGCCTCTTCTTTTCAAGGACGAGACCTTCGCTGATCGCCTCCTCAGGATGAAATCCAA TTATGCCGCTTACGGATTGAGGACTTCTGTCGAAGCAGTTTTGCTG GTTGAACTATTCAAGCATCCTCATTTGTTGCTGTTTCAAATACGTAATTCAATTTTCAAGCTTCCTGGTGGTCGCCTAAGGCCTAACGAATCGG ATGTTGATGGCTTGACGCGAAAGTTGTCAAGGAAGCTTTCTGCCAATGGAGCCTCTGATGCATCTGATTGGGAG GTGGGCGAGTGCCTCGGTATGTGGTGGAGGCCTGACTTTGAAACCCTGCTCTTTCCATATTTGTCCAGTACTGTTAAAGGGGCCAAG GAGTGCACTAAACTTTTCCTGGTCAAGTTGCCGGAGAGTCGAAAATTCGTTGTGCCAAAGAACCTCAAGTTGATCGCTGTTCCTTTATGCCAAATTCACGAAAACCATAAG ACATATGGGCCAGTTATATCTGGCATTCCGCAGCTGCTTTCTAAGTTCTCCTTCGACATCATCGAAACCTAA
- the LOC120079881 gene encoding T-complex protein 1 subunit beta — protein MAVDKLLKDEASEEKGERARMASFVGAMAIADLVKTTLGPKGMDKILQSTGRGRQVTVTNDGATILKSLHIDNPAAKVLVDISKVQDDEVGDGTTSVVVLAGELLREAEKLVASKIHPMTIIAGYRMAAECARNALLQKVVDNKADIEKFKSDLMKIAMTTLSSKILSQDKEHFAKLAVDAVMRLKGSTNLESIQIIKKPGGSLKDSFLDEGFILDKKIGIGQPKRIENAKILVANTAMDTDKVKIYGARVRVDSMSRVAEIEGAEKEKMREKVKKIIGHGINCFVNRQLIYNFPEELFADAGILAIEHADFDGIERLALVTGGEIASTFDNPESVKLGYCKLIEEIMIGEDKLIHFSGVEMGQACTIVLRGASHHVLDEAERSLHDALCVLSQTVNDSRVVLGGGWPEMIMSKEVDELARKTPGKKSHAIEAFSRALQAIPTIIADNAGLDSADLIAQLRAEHHKEGCNAGIDVISGSVGDMAELGISEAFKVKQAILLSATEAAEMILRVDEIITCAPRRREDRM, from the exons ATGGCG GTCGATAAACTTCTGAAAGATGAAGCCAGCGAAGAGAAGGGAGAGCGTGCTAGAATG GCATCATTCGTTGGCGCTATGGCAATTGCTGATTTGGTTAAGACAACATTAGGACCAAAGGGGATG GATAAAATTCTCCAATCTACTGGGAGAGGACGGCAAGTCACTGTCACCAATGACGGTGCCACCATTTTAAAATCTCTCCATATCGATAACCCAGCTGCCAAAGTTCTCGTCG ATATTTCAAAAGTTCAAGATGATGAGGTGGGTGATGGTACAACCTCAGTTGTTGTTTTGGCTGGAGAACTTCTAAGGGAAGCAGAGAAGTTGGTTGCTTCAAAGATTCACCCAATGACAATTATAGCAG GTTATAGAATGGCTGCAGAATGTGCTCGTAATGCCTTGCTGCAGAAAGTGGTGGATAACAAAGCAGATATAG AGAAATTTAAATCAGACTTGATGAAGATTGCAATGACTACTTTGAGTTCCAAAATTCTCTCGCAAGACAAGGAGCATTTTGCTAAATTGGCAGTGGATGCTGTAATGAGGCTAAAG GGGAGCACAAACTTAGAGTCAATTCAAATTATCAAGAAACCTGGAGGATCATTGAAGGATTCCTTTTTAGATGAAGG GTTTATTCTTGACAAGAAAATTGGTATTGGCCAACCTAAACGCATAGAGAATGCCAAAATTTTAGTGGCAAATACTGCTATGGATACCGACAAAGTTAAGATTTATGGTGCTCGTGTTCGTGTTGACTCGATGTCAAGAGTTGCTGAGATTGAGGGtgctgaaaaggaaaaaatgagagagaagGTGAAGAAGATAATTGGTCATGGAATCAACTGCTTTGTTAACAGACAGTTGATCTACAATTTCCCAGAGGAACTATTTGCAGATGCTGGAATACTTGCTATTGAGCATGCTGATTTTGATGGCATTGAACGTCTGGCTTTAGTAACTGGTGGTGAAATTGCTTCAACTTTTGACAATCCCGAATCTGTGAAACTTGGATATTGCAAGTTGATTGAGGAGATTATGATTGGCGAGGACAAACTGATCCATTTTTCAGGTGTGGAAATGGGTCAGGCTTGTACAATTGTGCTGAGGGGTGCAAG CCATCACGTCCTTGATGAGGCTGAAAGGTCTCTGCATGATGCCTTATGTGTACTGTCTCAGACGGTCAATGACAGCAGGGTCGTGCTTGGAGGTGGATGGCCAGAGATGATCATGTCAAAAGAAGTGGATGAGTTGGCTAGGAAGACTCCCGGGAAGAAATCACATGCTATTGAAGCATTTTCGCGGGCTCTACAGGCTATTCCAACAATTATTGCTGATAATGCTGGGTTGGATAGTGCTGACTTGATTGCTCAGCTCCGGGCTGAGCATCACAAGGAGGGTTGCAATGCAGGGATTGATGTCATCTCTGGATCG GTAGGAGATATGGCAGAACTTGGTATTTCAGAAGCATTCAAAGTCAAGCAAGCCATATTGCTTTCTGCAACAGAGGCAGCTGAGATGATCCTTAGAGTTGATGAAATAATCACTTGTGCCCCTCGGAGGAGAGAAGATAGAATGTAA